One genomic window of Methanosarcina acetivorans C2A includes the following:
- a CDS encoding mRNA surveillance protein pelota has translation MRVTNRSLRGREGEIAITAETLDDLWHLKYIIEKGDLVFALTKRKADSASDKLRPEKVEKVKVRLGIRVEEMEFHKFANRLRIHGPIEHGMDVGSYHTLNVEIGTNISIIKERWKNDQLQRIQDAEEAGKRPKVVIVAVEEGDADIGFVRHYGIEVYSHIRQSSGKRENGLRSEFFREIVDQLRHAVPEDASIVIAGPGFTKEDFLKYFHETEPEMASKALTEDTSMIGMSGFQEVLRRGAVDRIMQESRIARESSLMEDLLREISMDGKAAYGFADVKNALKYGAVETLLIADETLREGREKGEDIDKVLMEVEQAQGKVVVFSTAFEPGEKLHKLGGVAALLRFKVTG, from the coding sequence ATGAGGGTCACTAACCGTTCTCTGAGAGGTCGGGAAGGGGAAATTGCCATAACAGCTGAGACCCTGGATGACCTCTGGCACCTGAAATACATAATTGAAAAAGGGGATCTGGTCTTTGCCCTCACCAAAAGAAAAGCCGATTCCGCAAGCGACAAACTCCGCCCGGAAAAAGTGGAAAAAGTAAAGGTCAGGCTCGGAATCAGGGTCGAGGAAATGGAGTTCCATAAATTCGCAAACAGACTGCGAATCCACGGCCCTATAGAGCACGGGATGGACGTCGGCTCCTATCATACCCTTAATGTCGAAATCGGGACCAACATTTCCATAATCAAGGAGCGCTGGAAAAATGACCAGCTACAGCGAATCCAGGATGCCGAAGAGGCCGGGAAACGTCCTAAAGTTGTGATTGTGGCAGTTGAGGAAGGGGACGCAGATATCGGTTTTGTGCGCCACTACGGAATTGAGGTCTACTCCCATATCCGGCAGTCGTCCGGGAAGCGAGAAAACGGGCTCAGGAGTGAATTTTTCAGGGAAATTGTTGACCAGCTCAGGCATGCGGTTCCCGAGGATGCTTCTATAGTGATTGCAGGCCCCGGCTTTACCAAAGAAGATTTCCTGAAATATTTCCATGAAACCGAGCCTGAGATGGCTTCAAAGGCGCTTACCGAAGACACCTCCATGATAGGGATGTCCGGTTTTCAGGAAGTGCTCCGCAGGGGAGCTGTGGACCGGATCATGCAGGAGTCTCGTATAGCCCGGGAGTCCTCTCTCATGGAAGACCTCCTCAGGGAAATCTCAATGGATGGGAAGGCAGCTTACGGTTTTGCGGACGTCAAAAATGCCCTCAAATACGGGGCTGTCGAAACCCTGCTCATTGCTGACGAAACCCTGCGGGAAGGACGGGAGAAAGGGGAAGACATAGACAAAGTTCTGATGGAGGTTGAGCAGGCACAGGGGAAGGTTGTTGTATTCAGCACAGCCTTTGAACCCGGGGAAAAGCTTCACAAACTGGGGGGAGTTGCGGCACTTCTCCGCTTCAAAGTAACAGGTTGA
- a CDS encoding S-layer protein domain-containing protein yields the protein MSSLFVAFAICLLLPPLGLAATDINGKPFDTNATSSDEFCWDSTTFGGLYYSVNKHKDLVASENWFGEHLQYIEADGQYELGKSNPGNHVIGEEELVYSTRPFPNKYKVVSELGLDANTTPSELGGMVYYKLPWFGKPYVTVENDATQLANIVIDQDGSDKKILKAGDVWDLGKNYSLTVNQVDVEGNKVWFSLSKDGEELESGIINSDGTVESQTFTAKADFGDGSDQLYFITYVDSVFVSATDSFAVFKYTWLIDKDDILIIKEGDEYQGFEVKEASEDELVLKNTDSITLNLDKDVKNYFTDSWYFMTSDEGKGSTSPNGYVICPVKELSKPGTYTLRGMPFDTNTTSSDEFCWDSSTFGGLYYSINKHKDLVASENWFGEHLQYIETDGQYELGKSNPGNHVIGEDELVYSTRPFPNKYKVVSELGLDANTTPSELGGMVYYKLPWFGKPYVTVENDATQLASIVIDQSGSDKKILKAGDVWDFGKGYSLSVNQVDVEGNKVWFSLSKDGEELESGIINADGTVESQTFTAKADCGDRNDQLYFITYVDSVFVSATDSFAVFKYTWLIDKDNILIIENGDEYQGFEVKEASKDELVLKNTDSITLNLDKDVKNYFTDSWYFTTSDEGKGSTSPNGYVIHPATDMVIEAEDASVSAENSTENLNMTSDSKGSDVSSDYRAASSDIADEDNSSHPEEAAEETSKLPGFGIISGVLGVIICVALRKKS from the coding sequence TTGTCTTCACTTTTTGTTGCATTTGCAATCTGTTTGTTGCTCCCGCCTTTAGGTCTTGCGGCTACGGATATCAACGGGAAGCCTTTTGACACCAATGCAACTTCCTCGGATGAGTTTTGCTGGGATTCAACCACTTTTGGAGGTCTTTACTATTCTGTAAACAAACATAAGGATCTTGTGGCCTCTGAAAACTGGTTTGGAGAACATCTCCAGTACATCGAAGCCGATGGCCAGTACGAACTCGGAAAAAGCAATCCCGGAAACCATGTTATTGGTGAAGAGGAACTTGTGTATTCTACAAGGCCGTTCCCCAATAAATACAAGGTTGTTTCCGAGCTTGGACTTGATGCTAATACAACGCCTTCAGAACTCGGAGGGATGGTTTACTACAAGCTTCCCTGGTTTGGCAAACCGTATGTTACTGTTGAAAACGATGCTACCCAGCTTGCAAACATCGTAATCGACCAGGACGGAAGCGATAAAAAAATACTTAAAGCCGGGGATGTCTGGGATCTCGGGAAAAACTATTCGCTGACCGTGAACCAGGTTGATGTCGAAGGCAACAAGGTCTGGTTCTCCTTATCTAAAGACGGTGAGGAACTTGAGTCCGGGATTATTAATTCAGACGGGACTGTTGAAAGTCAGACCTTTACTGCAAAAGCAGACTTTGGAGACGGAAGCGACCAGCTTTATTTCATAACCTATGTTGATTCCGTTTTTGTGAGTGCTACCGATTCCTTTGCCGTCTTCAAATATACCTGGCTTATTGACAAAGATGACATCCTTATTATTAAAGAAGGGGATGAATACCAGGGCTTTGAGGTAAAGGAAGCTTCCGAAGATGAGCTTGTTCTCAAAAATACCGATTCGATTACCCTGAATCTCGATAAGGATGTAAAGAATTACTTTACCGATTCCTGGTATTTCATGACTTCAGATGAAGGAAAGGGTAGTACTTCTCCTAATGGCTATGTTATTTGTCCTGTAAAAGAACTAAGCAAGCCCGGAACTTACACTCTGAGAGGTATGCCTTTTGACACCAATACAACTTCCTCGGATGAGTTTTGCTGGGATTCAAGTACTTTTGGAGGCCTTTATTATTCTATAAACAAACATAAGGATCTTGTTGCCTCTGAAAACTGGTTTGGAGAACATCTCCAGTACATCGAAACCGACGGCCAGTACGAACTCGGAAAAAGCAACCCCGGAAACCATGTTATTGGTGAAGATGAGCTTGTGTATTCTACAAGACCGTTCCCCAACAAATACAAGGTTGTTTCCGAGCTTGGACTTGATGCTAATACAACGCCTTCAGAACTCGGAGGTATGGTTTACTACAAGCTTCCCTGGTTTGGCAAACCGTATGTTACTGTTGAAAACGATGCTACCCAGCTTGCAAGCATCGTAATCGACCAGTCCGGAAGTGATAAAAAAATACTTAAGGCCGGAGATGTCTGGGACTTCGGGAAAGGTTACTCTCTTTCCGTAAACCAGGTTGATGTCGAAGGCAACAAGGTCTGGTTCTCCTTATCTAAAGACGGTGAGGAACTTGAGTCCGGGATTATTAATGCAGACGGGACTGTTGAAAGTCAGACCTTTACTGCAAAGGCAGATTGTGGAGACAGAAACGACCAGCTCTATTTCATCACCTACGTTGACTCCGTTTTTGTGAGTGCTACCGATTCCTTTGCAGTCTTCAAGTATACCTGGTTAATCGACAAAGATAACATCCTGATTATTGAAAACGGAGATGAATACCAGGGTTTTGAGGTAAAAGAAGCTTCAAAAGATGAACTTGTTCTCAAAAATACTGATTCGATTACCCTGAATCTCGATAAGGATGTAAAGAATTACTTTACGGATTCCTGGTATTTCACGACTTCAGATGAAGGAAAGGGCAGTACCTCTCCTAACGGCTACGTTATTCATCCTGCAACGGATATGGTTATTGAAGCTGAAGATGCCTCTGTATCCGCAGAGAATTCTACAGAAAATCTCAACATGACCTCGGATTCAAAGGGATCTGATGTCTCCTCTGATTACAGAGCAGCTTCTTCCGATATAGCGGATGAGGATAACAGCAGTCACCCTGAAGAAGCCGCAGAGGAAACCTCTAAACTTCCCGGTTTTGGAATAATTTCCGGGGTTCTTGGGGTTATAATATGCGTGGCTCTCAGGAAGAAGAGTTAA
- a CDS encoding DUF1614 domain-containing protein: MSRQILYMPFSLRFLFLLLLIMLFGLGSLFLGIIVSAFMKIGFSAEDALLILLLSLLGSGINIPLATLKSDTPVVRENYVKVFGVSYRIPVREMVKNETLLAINVGGAVIPVLISAYLLTKFSSAIYLAGAGVAIVAAVTHSVAKPIRGIGIATPALVPPLTAALTAILLTSLIQISGCPVEPCRVIIAYTGGVLGTLIGADLLNLGKIKNLGAPIASIGGAGTFDGIFLSGFIALLLI, encoded by the coding sequence ATGAGCAGACAGATCCTCTACATGCCTTTCAGTCTGAGATTCCTTTTTCTTTTACTTCTCATCATGCTCTTCGGGCTTGGATCTCTGTTTCTTGGAATTATCGTTTCCGCTTTCATGAAAATAGGATTCTCCGCAGAAGATGCCCTCTTAATCCTGCTCCTGTCCCTCCTTGGAAGCGGAATCAATATCCCACTGGCAACCCTGAAGTCTGACACCCCTGTTGTCAGGGAAAATTATGTAAAGGTTTTCGGGGTCTCCTACAGAATTCCTGTCCGGGAGATGGTCAAGAATGAAACCTTACTTGCAATCAATGTAGGAGGAGCAGTTATACCTGTCCTGATTTCCGCCTATCTTCTAACCAAATTTTCATCTGCCATCTATCTTGCAGGAGCCGGTGTAGCAATTGTTGCAGCCGTAACCCATTCCGTAGCAAAGCCAATTCGGGGGATAGGCATTGCAACTCCGGCTCTGGTCCCTCCCCTGACAGCTGCCCTTACCGCAATCCTGCTTACTTCATTGATCCAGATCTCCGGCTGCCCTGTCGAACCCTGCCGCGTGATCATTGCCTACACGGGAGGAGTGCTCGGGACCCTTATAGGAGCCGACCTGCTTAATCTCGGAAAAATCAAAAACCTCGGAGCTCCGATTGCAAGCATTGGAGGAGCAGGCACCTTTGATGGAATTTTCTTAAGCGGTTTTATTGCCCTTCTCCTGATCTGA